In Syntrophomonas wolfei subsp. wolfei str. Goettingen G311, a single window of DNA contains:
- a CDS encoding sigma-54-dependent Fis family transcriptional regulator yields MSLNLELHSHDLLLYPILQNIDEGILITDTSLNIIFCNENAGKILGLNPNQILGQNVDCLKPHLTFDNIIKDQRRIVKDIKVINEDEVNVTRGLLEIRPKCYAAYAILHTIDSFKEYQLNSLLQTPYEGIAVFDKNAHLLYSNEVCRGFFPCNSSSELNQKMSALIPWTNLQQAIDRGKTFSTEVLSPDGQALRLVFLPIMRHNRSLGVIVKSSQVELSRINEWEQLLEQYQQGTARYSINNIVGNNQLICEQKALAARAARSVSTVLITGESGTGKEIFAHAIHNMSPRRKGSFVKVNCAAVPETLLESELFGYNEGAFTGALKEGKPGKFELANHGTIFLDEIADMSLSMQAKLLRVLQEKEVERIGSLSSTKVNIRVIAATNQNLAELVSENKFREDLFYRLNVIVLNLLPLRQRVDDIPLLSHHLLHRLNQELGTRVEKINPEVIQSFCSYDWPGNIRELENTIERAVNFCEGNTITINDIPDNIIQRKNHYSSTTGSHSSLDNILGKQEKALIEEVLKNCGGNKSKAAKTLNIHRSVLYRKLHKYDIKL; encoded by the coding sequence ATGTCGCTTAATCTTGAACTTCACTCCCATGACTTGCTTTTATATCCGATTCTGCAAAACATAGATGAAGGCATACTCATAACCGACACCTCACTAAATATCATTTTTTGCAATGAGAACGCAGGAAAGATACTGGGCCTTAATCCTAATCAAATACTGGGTCAAAATGTAGATTGTCTAAAACCCCATTTAACCTTTGATAATATAATCAAAGATCAGCGTAGGATAGTTAAAGATATCAAAGTAATTAATGAAGATGAAGTAAATGTAACCCGGGGGCTGCTGGAGATAAGACCCAAATGCTACGCTGCCTATGCCATATTACATACTATCGACAGTTTTAAGGAGTACCAGCTTAATTCTCTTCTGCAAACTCCTTATGAAGGTATAGCGGTTTTTGATAAAAATGCCCATCTGCTGTATTCCAATGAAGTTTGCCGGGGATTTTTCCCTTGCAATTCCAGCAGCGAGTTGAACCAAAAAATGAGCGCGCTGATTCCTTGGACCAACCTGCAACAGGCCATAGACCGGGGAAAAACATTTTCCACCGAAGTGCTGTCACCTGATGGACAGGCACTAAGATTAGTTTTCCTTCCGATTATGCGGCACAACCGGAGCCTGGGGGTTATCGTAAAGAGCAGTCAGGTGGAACTAAGCCGAATAAATGAATGGGAACAGCTTTTGGAGCAATACCAGCAAGGGACGGCCAGGTATTCCATAAATAACATAGTGGGAAATAACCAGCTTATTTGTGAGCAAAAGGCTCTGGCGGCCAGAGCCGCTCGCAGCGTGTCAACCGTACTTATTACCGGGGAAAGTGGTACGGGAAAAGAGATTTTTGCCCATGCCATACATAATATGAGCCCGCGCCGCAAAGGTTCTTTTGTCAAGGTAAACTGCGCGGCGGTACCCGAGACTTTACTGGAGTCAGAGCTTTTTGGTTATAACGAAGGTGCATTTACGGGAGCCCTCAAAGAAGGTAAACCGGGGAAATTTGAGCTGGCCAACCATGGAACCATTTTCCTGGATGAAATTGCAGATATGTCATTGTCCATGCAGGCTAAACTGCTAAGGGTACTACAGGAAAAAGAAGTAGAACGCATCGGCAGTCTCAGCAGCACCAAAGTAAACATCCGGGTAATCGCGGCCACCAATCAGAACCTGGCGGAGCTGGTTAGTGAGAACAAATTTCGGGAAGACCTTTTTTACCGCCTGAATGTAATTGTCCTTAACCTGCTTCCTTTGAGGCAGAGGGTTGATGATATTCCTTTGCTGAGCCACCACCTCCTGCATCGCCTCAATCAGGAACTGGGAACCAGAGTAGAAAAAATAAACCCGGAAGTTATACAAAGTTTCTGTTCTTATGACTGGCCGGGAAACATTCGCGAGTTAGAAAATACTATTGAGCGGGCTGTAAATTTCTGTGAAGGCAACACTATTACGATAAACGATATTCCCGATAACATAATCCAAAGAAAAAACCATTATTCCTCCACTACAGGGTCTCATTCCAGTCTGGATAATATTCTGGGTAAGCAGGAAAAAGCGCTTATAGAAGAAGTATTGAAAAATTGCGGCGGCAACAAAAGTAAAGCCGCTAAAACCCTCAATATCCATAGATCGGTACTCTACAGGAAACTACATAAATATGATATAAAACTGTAA
- a CDS encoding TfoX/Sxy family protein encodes MGNLSRLSNIGKVIEQQLYEVGITTYEQLKESGSKQAWLKIKSIDPSACIHRLYALEGAIQGIKKSQLPAEMKADLKEFYNSFKGIKFNLS; translated from the coding sequence ATGGGCAATTTATCCAGGCTTTCTAATATTGGTAAGGTCATCGAACAGCAACTCTATGAAGTAGGGATTACAACCTATGAACAACTAAAGGAATCAGGAAGTAAACAGGCTTGGCTCAAGATAAAATCGATTGATCCTTCCGCTTGTATTCATAGGTTGTATGCATTGGAGGGAGCTATTCAGGGTATTAAGAAAAGCCAGCTTCCAGCAGAGATGAAAGCAGATTTGAAGGAGTTCTACAACTCGTTCAAGGGGATAAAATTCAATTTGTCGTGA
- the mtrB gene encoding trp RNA-binding attenuation protein MtrB — protein sequence MNDSGYIGEQYIVVKALENGVTIIGLTRGKDTKFHHTEKLDKGEVMVLQFTEHTSAVKIRGHAEIAHRYGISTSESTISSKNP from the coding sequence ATGAATGATAGTGGCTATATAGGAGAACAATATATTGTGGTTAAAGCCCTGGAGAATGGGGTAACCATTATAGGATTAACCCGGGGCAAAGACACCAAATTCCATCATACGGAAAAACTGGACAAAGGCGAGGTAATGGTACTGCAGTTCACTGAACATACTTCAGCCGTGAAGATCAGGGGACATGCCGAAATAGCTCATCGCTATGGAATAAGTACCAGCGAAAGTACAATAAGCAGCAAAAATCCTTAA
- the pyk gene encoding pyruvate kinase, with the protein MRKTKIICTIGPASEQIENLLLMIEAGMNITRLNFSHGSYEEHQKRIANIREARKKAGVPVAIMLDTKGPEIRTGLLKAGKVKLEAGQRFVLTTRQVEGDENLVQVTYDRLPQEVEKGNSILLADGLINLQVLETSDTDIICEVVNGGELGERKGINVPGARINMPFLSEKDKEDINFGIEQEVDFIAASFVRTADDVLEIRRLLERRDADIDIIAKIESQQGVENLEDIIKVADGIMVARGDLGVEIPAEEVPLVQKNIIEKCSPRGKMVIIATQMLDSMIVNPRPTRAEVSDVANAIFDGADAIMLSGETAAGKYPVEVVKTMARIAGRAEEVLPYQEILRQRRLQGELSITDAISFATCATALNLNASAIITPTVTGLTAKMVAKYRPQASVVAVTTEERILNKLALVWGVYPLLIPETSGTDELFEESIKAALESAYINNGDLVILTAGVPIGSPGGTNLLKVHVVGRILAQGMGIGKDPVTGRVRIVVYPEDMEKIKDGDIVVTTSADCALAPHLPRIAALVAEEGGLTSNAAIMGLNANIPVIVGARNATGLLEDDMLVTLDTPHGRVYQGIARVR; encoded by the coding sequence ATGAGAAAAACCAAGATTATATGCACCATTGGCCCGGCCAGCGAGCAGATTGAGAACTTACTGCTTATGATAGAGGCCGGCATGAATATCACCCGCCTTAATTTTTCCCATGGGAGCTATGAAGAGCACCAGAAGAGAATTGCCAACATTCGCGAGGCCCGTAAGAAGGCGGGAGTACCAGTGGCTATAATGCTGGATACCAAAGGACCGGAGATAAGAACCGGTCTTCTTAAGGCTGGAAAGGTGAAGCTGGAAGCCGGGCAGCGTTTTGTGCTAACCACCCGCCAAGTAGAAGGAGATGAAAACCTGGTACAGGTCACTTATGATCGCCTGCCCCAGGAGGTGGAAAAGGGCAATAGCATACTGCTGGCTGATGGCTTGATTAACCTGCAGGTGCTGGAGACCAGCGATACAGACATTATCTGCGAGGTGGTCAATGGTGGGGAACTGGGAGAGAGAAAAGGAATCAATGTGCCCGGAGCTCGTATAAACATGCCTTTCCTCAGTGAAAAAGATAAAGAGGATATAAACTTTGGCATAGAGCAAGAAGTTGATTTCATTGCCGCTTCCTTTGTGCGCACAGCGGATGATGTGCTGGAAATAAGGCGTCTTTTGGAGCGGCGGGATGCCGACATAGATATAATAGCCAAGATTGAAAGCCAGCAAGGGGTAGAAAACCTGGAAGACATTATCAAAGTAGCTGATGGAATAATGGTAGCCAGAGGGGATTTGGGAGTGGAGATACCGGCGGAGGAAGTACCGCTGGTGCAAAAAAACATTATAGAGAAATGCAGTCCCCGGGGAAAGATGGTGATCATCGCCACCCAGATGCTGGATTCCATGATCGTAAACCCCCGGCCCACACGGGCGGAAGTATCTGATGTAGCCAATGCTATTTTTGATGGTGCCGATGCCATCATGCTTTCAGGAGAAACAGCCGCCGGGAAATATCCGGTTGAGGTGGTCAAGACCATGGCCCGCATAGCCGGGCGGGCGGAAGAAGTATTGCCTTACCAGGAAATTTTGCGGCAGAGGAGACTGCAAGGAGAGCTGTCCATAACGGATGCTATCAGCTTTGCCACCTGTGCCACCGCCCTGAATTTGAACGCCTCGGCCATAATTACTCCAACCGTAACCGGTCTTACCGCCAAGATGGTAGCCAAATACCGGCCCCAGGCCAGTGTTGTTGCCGTTACCACTGAAGAGCGGATATTGAACAAGCTGGCTCTGGTGTGGGGCGTCTACCCCCTCTTGATTCCTGAAACCTCAGGCACTGATGAATTATTCGAAGAATCGATAAAAGCTGCCTTAGAGTCTGCCTATATTAACAACGGAGACCTGGTGATATTGACTGCCGGAGTGCCCATCGGTTCCCCGGGAGGCACCAATCTTTTAAAGGTTCATGTTGTAGGCCGGATACTGGCCCAAGGCATGGGCATAGGCAAAGACCCGGTTACCGGGCGGGTAAGAATAGTAGTTTATCCGGAAGACATGGAAAAGATTAAAGACGGGGATATCGTTGTAACCACCAGTGCCGACTGTGCCCTGGCCCCCCACCTGCCCAGAATTGCCGCCCTGGTAGCGGAGGAAGGAGGCCTGACCTCCAATGCGGCTATTATGGGTTTGAATGCTAACATTCCCGTCATTGTAGGAGCCAGAAACGCCACCGGCCTATTGGAGGACGATATGCTGGTCACCCTGGATACCCCTCATGGCCGGGTCTACCAGGGAATTGCCCGAGTACGCTAA
- a CDS encoding Uma2 family endonuclease, with protein sequence MSMDKELITAQALAEALHLSVETIWRYTREKKIPCIELGNKQYRYKKDDVIKALSNGSIQESASSYETQEPRKLTYQDYLLLPEEPGYHFEILDGMLIKEPAPNVLHQRVSRRLQRILEDYFWKVDPKGEVFDAPLDVTLHDVNVVQPDLLYVASEQEVIVKDTRIDGPPMLVVEIMSPSTSRKDRLQKRRIYQEARVEHYWLVNPQEKMLECFAWRDGVYALVAGGMEEELVEHPDFPGLSIALRALWNREI encoded by the coding sequence ATGAGCATGGATAAGGAATTGATAACGGCCCAGGCTCTGGCCGAAGCCCTGCATCTTTCGGTGGAAACGATATGGAGATACACCAGGGAAAAGAAAATACCTTGCATTGAACTGGGCAACAAGCAGTACCGCTATAAGAAGGACGATGTAATCAAAGCATTGAGTAACGGCAGCATTCAGGAAAGTGCCTCATCTTATGAAACACAGGAACCCAGGAAGCTTACCTACCAGGATTACCTGCTGTTGCCGGAAGAGCCGGGTTATCATTTCGAGATTCTTGACGGCATGTTGATAAAAGAACCGGCACCCAATGTTTTGCACCAGCGGGTTTCCCGTAGGTTACAAAGAATCCTGGAAGATTATTTCTGGAAGGTTGATCCCAAAGGGGAGGTCTTTGATGCACCCTTGGATGTTACTTTGCATGATGTTAATGTGGTCCAGCCGGATTTGCTTTATGTGGCAAGCGAACAGGAAGTCATTGTAAAAGATACCCGGATTGACGGGCCGCCCATGCTAGTGGTGGAAATTATGTCTCCTTCCACCAGCCGCAAAGACCGCTTGCAAAAAAGGCGGATTTACCAGGAGGCCCGGGTAGAACATTATTGGCTGGTCAATCCCCAGGAAAAAATGCTCGAATGTTTCGCCTGGCGTGATGGTGTATACGCCCTGGTCGCAGGCGGAATGGAGGAAGAGCTGGTGGAACATCCGGATTTCCCTGGACTGTCCATCGCCTTAAGAGCCCTGTGGAATAGAGAGATATAG
- a CDS encoding ABC transporter ATP-binding protein produces MIEICGVSKSYNRGQVKAVDDVSLTVQDGEIFGFLGPNGAGKTTLIKMITGILNADRGSIKINGRDIKDSPLEAKMQFSFVPDDPNIFSRLTGIEYLNFMADVYQVSSEIRVERIQKLLERFEMSTAAADLIQSYSHGMKQKIVVIGALLHNPPVWILDEPMTGLDPRSSYDLKEMMREHADAGKTVFFSTHVLEVAEKVCDRLAIINKGRMIFCGSLEEIRTHARENRSLENLFLELTENA; encoded by the coding sequence ATGATAGAAATCTGCGGAGTATCCAAAAGCTACAACCGGGGCCAGGTCAAGGCGGTGGACGATGTCAGCCTGACCGTCCAAGACGGGGAGATATTCGGCTTTTTGGGTCCCAACGGAGCCGGGAAGACTACCCTGATCAAAATGATTACCGGAATCCTCAATGCCGACCGGGGCAGCATCAAAATCAACGGCCGGGATATAAAAGACAGCCCCTTGGAGGCCAAAATGCAGTTCAGCTTTGTACCTGACGACCCCAATATTTTCTCGCGCCTCACCGGCATCGAATACCTGAACTTTATGGCCGACGTCTATCAGGTTTCCTCTGAAATCAGGGTGGAACGCATTCAGAAACTGCTGGAACGCTTTGAAATGTCAACGGCCGCCGCCGATCTGATTCAGAGTTATTCCCATGGCATGAAACAGAAAATCGTGGTGATCGGAGCCCTGCTGCATAATCCACCGGTTTGGATTTTGGATGAACCGATGACCGGCCTTGATCCGCGTTCATCTTATGATTTGAAGGAAATGATGCGCGAACATGCCGATGCCGGCAAAACGGTTTTCTTCTCCACCCATGTGCTGGAAGTGGCGGAAAAGGTATGTGACCGCCTGGCTATAATCAACAAAGGGCGGATGATTTTCTGCGGCAGTCTGGAGGAAATCCGCACTCATGCCCGGGAAAACCGGTCATTGGAAAATCTGTTCCTGGAGTTGACGGAAAATGCATAG
- the pfkA gene encoding 6-phosphofructokinase, with amino-acid sequence MQKVGILTSGGDASGMNAAIRAVVRTALYHQMEAYGIHLGFEGLMAGNFDPMSRGSVADIIHRGGTILQTSRSQIFMTGNGREKARDELQKRGIQNLVIIGGNGSLRGGYELGKLGINVIGIPATIDNDIVYTRSIGFDTAVNTALEAINRIRDTATSHGRIFIIEVMGRHCGEIALAAGVAGGAESILIPEIETDLDEVTRKIKQGTQRGKLHSIIILAEGVYPVMELAQEIEKRTGKDTRVSILGHTQRGGTPTAVDRIMASRMGMAAVDFIVEGKRNIMVAEEGDRILPVPLQEVIRGTRTPELAMFEIARILSI; translated from the coding sequence TTGCAAAAAGTAGGAATATTGACCAGCGGGGGAGACGCATCAGGTATGAACGCCGCCATCCGGGCGGTAGTCAGAACAGCCCTCTACCATCAGATGGAAGCTTATGGTATACACCTCGGATTTGAAGGATTGATGGCCGGGAATTTTGACCCTATGTCCCGGGGGTCGGTGGCTGATATCATTCACCGGGGGGGAACCATATTGCAGACCTCGCGCTCACAAATCTTCATGACTGGCAATGGAAGGGAAAAGGCCCGTGATGAGCTGCAAAAACGGGGCATCCAGAACCTGGTCATAATTGGCGGAAACGGAAGCCTGCGCGGGGGTTATGAGCTTGGCAAACTGGGGATAAATGTTATAGGAATTCCCGCAACTATAGATAATGACATAGTATATACCCGTTCCATCGGTTTCGACACCGCCGTGAATACGGCTCTGGAAGCTATCAACCGGATTAGAGATACCGCTACCAGCCATGGACGGATTTTTATTATTGAGGTGATGGGCCGGCATTGCGGGGAGATTGCCCTGGCAGCAGGTGTGGCCGGGGGAGCTGAATCCATCCTGATTCCGGAAATCGAGACCGACCTGGATGAGGTTACCAGAAAGATCAAGCAAGGAACCCAAAGGGGTAAGCTGCACAGCATAATAATACTGGCCGAAGGGGTTTACCCGGTGATGGAACTGGCCCAGGAAATAGAGAAAAGAACCGGCAAGGATACCCGGGTCAGTATTCTGGGACATACCCAAAGAGGAGGCACACCCACGGCTGTGGACCGGATAATGGCCTCGCGCATGGGTATGGCCGCAGTGGACTTTATCGTGGAAGGTAAAAGGAATATAATGGTGGCAGAAGAAGGAGATAGAATTCTTCCGGTTCCGCTGCAGGAAGTAATCAGGGGAACCAGAACCCCGGAACTGGCAATGTTTGAGATAGCCCGAATACTCTCTATTTAA
- a CDS encoding 3-hydroxyacyl-CoA dehydrogenase family protein encodes MGFNNVALLGAGTMGQGIAWAIAAAGKNVILYDIDMKFVDKAIGAIKKGLTKAEEKGKAAPGTADAVVGRIKGTTNFDDLAAGDLVIEVVPEVMSLKKEIYTKLDAMMGPDVILATNTSSLSITEIAAITKRADKVIGVHFFNPANVMRLIEVIPAVQTADATVDAVVEFSKEIGKTPVKVKEGPGFVVNRILLPGMNEAAFIYYEGLASAADIDTAMKLGAGWPMGPLTLCDLVGVDIALAVCNTLFAETGDSKYRPAPPLKQLVRAGWLGMKTGKGFYDYKK; translated from the coding sequence ATGGGATTTAATAATGTTGCTTTACTAGGTGCAGGAACTATGGGACAGGGTATTGCCTGGGCCATTGCCGCAGCCGGCAAGAATGTTATTCTTTATGATATCGATATGAAATTTGTTGACAAAGCCATCGGAGCCATCAAGAAAGGCCTGACCAAAGCTGAAGAAAAAGGCAAAGCTGCTCCGGGAACCGCTGATGCCGTAGTTGGCAGAATCAAAGGAACCACCAACTTTGATGACCTGGCTGCCGGTGATTTAGTTATTGAAGTTGTACCCGAAGTAATGAGCCTTAAGAAAGAGATCTACACCAAATTAGACGCCATGATGGGACCGGATGTCATTCTGGCCACCAACACTTCCTCCCTTTCCATTACCGAAATTGCTGCCATTACCAAAAGAGCGGACAAGGTAATAGGCGTACACTTCTTCAACCCGGCCAATGTAATGAGACTCATCGAGGTAATCCCGGCAGTTCAGACCGCAGATGCCACCGTTGATGCCGTAGTCGAGTTTTCCAAAGAAATCGGCAAGACCCCGGTTAAAGTTAAAGAGGGTCCCGGCTTTGTGGTTAACAGAATACTCCTGCCCGGCATGAACGAAGCTGCTTTCATTTATTATGAAGGTCTGGCAAGCGCTGCCGATATCGACACTGCCATGAAGCTCGGTGCGGGTTGGCCGATGGGCCCCTTAACCCTCTGCGACCTGGTTGGTGTTGACATTGCTCTGGCCGTATGCAACACCCTCTTTGCCGAAACCGGCGATTCCAAATACCGCCCGGCACCCCCGCTGAAACAGCTGGTACGGGCCGGATGGCTGGGAATGAAGACGGGTAAAGGGTTCTATGACTACAAAAAATAG
- a CDS encoding putative ABC transporter permease subunit, whose product MHRFWALLKILLINYLGISIFQMKTSKNRKPYFKKIGLVLLIIVALAPTIALYVKLLVQGFDVLAPLGQEGAILTLGIVLVSFIVFLFGIFYIINFFYFADDAQNLLALPLSGYQVLGARFSVVLVNEYLSALPFLLPPLLVYGIKSGASVLYWLYALVGFALVPLLPLGLATIPTVIIMRFANLSRRKDLLKILGGLAVIVLAVGYQFLFQKSGPNAMDTAYLQHLLTDRSGLMNLMSRVFPSTRYLGLALINADQLSGLVNLLVFAGLSLLVVALAWLTGDKLYFKGLVGSTETAVKRKKLSEADYRRVGKGLPPLLSYWAKEMRLLFRTPTYFINSVMTNLLVPVLLTIPFFIQGRNQEITMPWEKLLSEPRGQTIIMAIIVGGIVFIIGSNAVTATSISREGRELYVSKYIPLSYRKQILAKLLSGYLLGMSGAVLMIIAARVLMPLDNYLIAMLVGVSLVAIIPVAEAGLLIDLYNPKLNWENEQQAFKQNFNVIFSMLVAILLGGGIIYIVIRYIHTPVQAALFMLLGFGLAALFLYYFLMTWGVRRCHELEG is encoded by the coding sequence ATGCATAGATTCTGGGCTTTGCTAAAAATCTTATTAATAAATTATTTGGGCATTTCGATTTTCCAAATGAAAACCTCGAAGAACCGCAAGCCATATTTCAAAAAGATTGGCTTGGTGCTCCTGATCATTGTAGCCTTGGCTCCAACTATTGCTCTGTACGTCAAGCTGCTGGTTCAGGGTTTTGACGTGCTGGCTCCGCTGGGACAGGAGGGAGCCATATTGACTTTGGGTATTGTACTGGTGAGTTTCATTGTGTTTCTATTTGGGATTTTCTATATCATCAATTTCTTCTATTTTGCCGATGACGCCCAAAACCTGCTGGCTTTGCCCTTGAGCGGCTATCAGGTGCTGGGGGCCCGCTTCTCGGTGGTGCTGGTCAACGAATACCTGAGTGCTTTGCCTTTTTTACTGCCCCCGCTGCTGGTTTACGGGATCAAGAGCGGGGCCTCCGTTCTGTATTGGCTGTACGCCTTGGTTGGCTTTGCCCTGGTTCCCTTGCTGCCCCTGGGGCTGGCTACCATACCAACGGTCATCATTATGCGGTTTGCCAACTTGAGCCGCCGCAAAGACCTCTTGAAGATTCTGGGCGGATTGGCGGTCATCGTACTGGCGGTAGGCTACCAATTCCTATTTCAGAAATCAGGTCCCAATGCCATGGACACCGCATATTTGCAGCACCTGCTCACCGACCGCAGCGGTCTGATGAACTTGATGAGCCGGGTCTTTCCCTCCACCCGCTATTTGGGGCTGGCCTTGATCAATGCCGATCAGCTAAGTGGGCTGGTGAACCTGCTGGTTTTTGCCGGGCTTTCATTGCTGGTGGTGGCTCTAGCCTGGCTCACCGGTGATAAATTGTATTTTAAAGGTTTGGTAGGCTCCACGGAAACCGCGGTAAAAAGGAAGAAATTGAGTGAAGCAGATTACCGCCGGGTGGGCAAGGGTCTGCCGCCGCTCCTGTCATACTGGGCCAAAGAAATGCGTTTGCTGTTTCGGACCCCGACTTATTTCATCAACAGTGTAATGACCAATCTGCTGGTCCCCGTACTGCTGACTATTCCATTTTTTATCCAGGGGCGCAATCAAGAAATTACCATGCCTTGGGAAAAGCTCTTAAGTGAACCCCGGGGACAGACTATTATCATGGCTATAATTGTCGGGGGTATTGTTTTTATAATCGGCTCCAACGCTGTTACCGCCACTTCAATATCCCGGGAGGGCAGGGAATTATATGTTTCCAAATATATTCCCCTTTCGTACCGCAAACAGATTCTGGCCAAATTGTTGTCCGGTTATCTGCTGGGAATGAGCGGTGCGGTTTTGATGATAATAGCGGCGAGAGTCTTGATGCCTTTGGACAATTATTTGATAGCCATGCTGGTGGGGGTGAGCTTGGTGGCTATCATCCCGGTTGCAGAAGCGGGATTGCTTATAGATCTATACAACCCCAAACTCAATTGGGAAAACGAACAACAAGCCTTCAAGCAGAATTTCAATGTAATTTTTTCCATGCTCGTGGCCATACTGCTCGGCGGAGGTATTATTTATATAGTAATCCGGTATATCCATACCCCGGTTCAGGCCGCCTTATTCATGCTGCTGGGGTTTGGGCTGGCCGCCCTGTTTCTGTACTATTTCCTCATGACCTGGGGAGTTAGACGCTGCCATGAGCTGGAAGGATAG
- a CDS encoding helix-turn-helix transcriptional regulator, with protein sequence MKNNIKELRKALGYRQEDLAACLGVTRQTINAIENQKYNPTLELAMKLAKLLGTNVEELFILDK encoded by the coding sequence ATGAAAAATAATATAAAAGAGCTAAGAAAAGCCCTTGGCTATAGACAAGAGGACCTTGCAGCCTGTCTTGGTGTTACAAGACAAACGATAAATGCTATCGAAAACCAAAAGTATAATCCAACCTTGGAATTAGCAATGAAATTGGCAAAATTATTGGGCACTAACGTTGAAGAACTTTTTATTCTGGATAAATAA
- a CDS encoding short-chain-enoyl-CoA hydratase, producing the protein MAFENLILEKEDYLAILYINRPKALNALNAETLYEMEEAIKDIKADSNIKVVIVTGVGDKSFVAGADITFMLPLSPHEGRFFSDVGERVMRQFELMEKPVIAAINGFALGGGCELAMACDIRLAAENAVFAQPEVGLGVIPGFGGTQRLPRLVGEGRAKELTYTADVINAQEAYRIGLVNHVYPADQLMDEAKKMAKKIANKAPLAVGYAKFAIGKGMQVDIDTAMSIESDMFGMCCATEDKFEGMGAFVEKRKPTFKGK; encoded by the coding sequence ATGGCGTTTGAAAATCTGATTCTGGAAAAAGAAGACTATCTTGCTATTCTCTATATTAACCGTCCCAAGGCTTTAAATGCTCTTAATGCTGAAACCCTGTATGAGATGGAAGAGGCCATAAAGGATATTAAAGCCGACTCCAATATCAAAGTGGTTATCGTTACCGGTGTCGGTGATAAATCCTTTGTTGCCGGTGCAGATATTACCTTCATGCTGCCCCTGTCGCCGCATGAAGGCAGATTTTTCTCTGATGTTGGAGAAAGAGTTATGCGGCAGTTTGAACTCATGGAAAAACCGGTTATTGCGGCAATTAACGGTTTTGCCCTGGGTGGAGGCTGCGAGCTGGCCATGGCCTGCGATATAAGGCTGGCTGCTGAAAATGCCGTTTTCGCTCAACCGGAAGTGGGACTTGGTGTTATTCCCGGCTTTGGCGGAACCCAGAGACTGCCCCGCCTGGTAGGTGAAGGCCGAGCCAAAGAACTTACCTACACTGCGGATGTCATCAATGCCCAGGAAGCCTATCGCATCGGCCTGGTAAACCATGTTTATCCTGCCGATCAATTGATGGACGAAGCCAAGAAAATGGCCAAGAAGATTGCCAACAAGGCTCCCCTGGCTGTCGGTTATGCCAAGTTTGCTATCGGCAAAGGCATGCAAGTTGACATCGATACCGCCATGAGCATTGAATCCGATATGTTCGGAATGTGCTGTGCTACCGAAGACAAGTTTGAAGGCATGGGTGCTTTTGTTGAAAAGAGAAAACCCACTTTCAAAGGAAAATAA